The DNA region GCGCCGCTGCAGAGCTTGTCCGTGTCGACCGCTTGAAGATGACGTCTTGACGGTTGTGGACGGGGCAAATGCCTCGCGTGCTCCCACCAGCCAGTTTGGTTGTTCTCTCTCTTCCCATGTATTTTGCCTGGCCCGAATACCTGGCCCATTGGAGACACTGCAGTACCCATCGGCCAGCTAAATTGCCTTTGCCTGTCCAAATACCTGGCCTGTTGGAGCCAGTCTAAAAAGCTATGCATTTTTTACTTATGGTTTTGCCTGCCTTTACTCCACCAGGTGGGAGTAATTACGGTGGTGGGCAGTTCAAtgcgatatatatatatatatatatatatatatatatatatatagtgtgGATTTGGGGACACGGTGGGTAGATACGCATGATGCATCGACCATCAGATCACTTAGGCTGAGTCTAGTGGTGGGGGGAGATATCTCCCCACCACGTCAGCTCTCACCCTCACTCTCACCCCACCCCTTCAATGCACAGGCTACAGTGCCAGCTctcacttctctctcctccacgtcagcttttcttttccagatttaattatttcactCTCTTTTATTCGCATACGCAAAATAATTTAATAAACTAATTTTATTCAACTAAATAAATTACCGATTACATCATAATTAAAAAGGAAATTACATCGCAATTAAAAATAGCAAAAAGTATATAATAATTAAAAAATTCTAATCCTCCTCCGAATTCTCGTCTAGTCCAAGCTCTTTTTTCACCATCTTGACGGCCTTGAAATGAGTACGTTTTTCTGCTTCGTCCATATCCGCGGTTGATCAGAACTTCATTATGTTCTATTGCTTGAATAGTTTAGCCTTCACTAAGCCACCCCACATGTTCTTCATTGCAAATGCTTTATTTGCTACCGCACTGCTCGATGAGGATTccttccccttctccttccccttaGCCTTCTCCTTCCGCTTAGCCGCCTTGGCCCTATCACAGCCTGTTGGACGAGTCTCATTGTCCTGCTCGGTGTCTTCTGTTCTACCGGAGCTGTACTCACCCAAAACTCCGAGGCGGGTTCTCTTGCTACTCACATCGGATCCACTGTCAGGACCATGTTTCGCTGCCCACTTGGGTTCGTGGCGAACAGCTCTCCACCAATGATGGCGCTTGAATGCTGTCGTCACTTTCGGGTCGTTCTCGTACCTCGCCATTGCCCCCTCCATGACCATTGCATCGTCTGCTCTACTCTGACGTACTCTTTCTTCTTGGATGTAGTATCCATTAAACAGGGCCACCTTGCGGTTGCACATGTTCCAATGATCCTTCAGTTGCTTCGCGGTGCGACGACGGGACGGCTCCACGGTAGAGTTGAAGGTCTCCGCTATTTGGCCCCAAAAACTCAAACCAGTCTGGTTGTTGCCGGTGATAGAGTCATTCAAGTGATAAACCCAAGCATGTACCTAGCCCGAACATATTGTTAGTTATTTGAAAAAACATGATATTTAAATACATGAACACTAATTAAATTACCAGTTTTTCCTCCTCCGCAATTGTCCAGTCAAGTCTCTTTGGACGCTTTGGTTCGGTCGCTCCCGCTCCTTCATTTTGAGACTCAACGGAGATGGAGCTTGGAACCGTGGGTGCCGCATGCGGAGGTGGTCGGTATGGACCATATGGAGGTGGAGCGTATGGAGGTGGAGCATATGGAGGTGGAGCGTACAAAGGTGGTGGGTACGGACCTACAGTCCAGCTCCTTGTGCCTGGAGGTGGAGCATATGGAGGTGGTGGGTATGAGTATGGACCGTACAAATAATGATATGGCGGTGGAGATGCCCCGGAGCCGGAGGTGCAGCAGGGGGGAATAATGCCCGGGGTTGCGGCGAAGAATTGACATCGGAGCGGCGTGGTGCATCGGAGAAGGGTCATCTTGGGGAGATGCTTGTGACCCGTCAGACTGCAAGAGATCGGTGAAGGTATGGAAATCTGGAGACCAACCAGCCATGGTGGAAGAGATTTCAGATTGTAGAGGAAAGAAATGGGCTCAAATGGGGTGTGGAAGGAGTGAAAGTcgggtggggtatttatagggggtTGGAGATGAAATTTGGgattttttgcaatttttttcaaattttttgaagTTCAAACGGTCAAATAACGGTTAGTTCAACGGATAGTCCGCGTGGACCAATCGAAACGCGCCACGTCACGTCCTTTTGCCCGCGCACGCCGACGCCAGCGCACCGCCTCGCcaccgcccgcctcccgccccgcgcgcgcctgccaaCGCGGGCGGGAGCGGGGCGATAGCGCCCGCTTCCGTCCGGCGGGATTGCTCccgccttctctctccctcccgccTGAGCCGGGCCGACAGGGGATGGTACCGCCCCCCATTAGCACCAGCCTTATGGTATAGACAAAGCCTGCTATTTTCTGTAATTTCCTGACACTAGGCGCATATAGTGCATGAGCTTGGTACGACCCCGCATTGATCCTGGGCCTTGGTGGTGCAATGATCAAAAATAGCTCCAACATATGTTCATTCAGCGTTCTGGAGTATCATCTTGGCGGGAAAATTGCCACAAAAATTTCAGCTTTTGCCGCCTTTTCCAGCTACCGGTTCCCTATAAAAGGAGGAAGCGATACAGCCTTCAGTCGCACATCCAAAATAGCAGTGCTTTGACCGCAGCTAAGCGGCGTCTCCTTGGCTAGCTGAGCCACCCGGCCTGCTTAGTTTCCCGGGCATCATGGCGTTGAGGTAAAAAAAAAACCAAATAGCTATGATTTGTTTACctgattttattttatttcgtACCCCGTGCGAAACAGTTGGTGATCCTATGTTGGCAGCTAGCAGCGCTTACTTTCCACCGGCTATACGTCGGTGCGATGCAATGCAAGCAGTTGGCATATTTCTTCCCATTGGAGACACTACGACGAGGTCAGTTGTCTGCCGTGTGGATGAATTCGATGAAATGATATGGAAATGCCCTCGTAGCCGACACAACATGCAAGAATctggaaggaaaaaaaaatagtGCACTGCTGGACTGCTAGCTTGTGCGTTCATTGTTCTTACTAAAACAGGGTGGTACTGTTGTTCCTACATAGGGGTACATAGAGACGTAGATTGAGTGCAACGCTGGCGTTACAGGGtagattttttaaaaaaagaactGGGGAAATGGCTAAGATAGTTCCTGGACAAATTGAGTAGGCAATGAGCCACAGTTGTTTCTGATGCGTAGGACGATGTCGTATAATAGCTCCGCTCTTGTGTTTGATACAGAAGTAGATGAAGCGCACATTTCGTGGCATGCCCCATCAAAGGTCCTTGCAAACTGGGCTGCTAGTAGAGAGCTGTCGCTTGGGCTGCAAGAGGAAAAAAAAGTTAAAAGTTCTGCTATATTTCAATTTTTGTGCGTTTTATGCATCTGGCTTTGAATTCGTTTATTACCACCTTAAAAACGACAGGGAGCTGCATAAAGTAGTTTAGCGTTGAAGTGCATGAAAAAAGTTGGTGTTACATACGGTGAAAGTGCAAATGATAAATTCTCACAGAATAATTAATCTCCCGGTTTGTCTGCCCGGGTAGCTCGTCCCCGATGGCGTGTTTGTTGCCTACACGTTCTGGGGGCTTTATATGTTCCTGTCGACCACCAATGTATTTCCTATGGTACACAACTTCAGAATCCGCCCGTACCTGCTGCGCACGGCCACGTTCAAAGGGGGGGTGCTGGCATGGAATGATAGCATTGACTGGTGCGTAACTAACCTGGGATGCTCCAAATTTGCGGCAAGGTATTCCGCCCTAGAGACCAGAGGTGTCATTCATGATCAACTTCAAAATAATGTCGCCGTCAAAAAACTTAATTCTAGGTGTCTCCAGCCCGGTAGGCGACTCTCTCCCAAAATTCTTGTTATCGAGATAATAGACCTGTAACATCGAAAAAATAGGTGTGTCTAATAAAAATAAAATCGCATATGAATATTTACTCAGCTACTAATGTAAAAAACGGAAAAGGGCACAAGGTATACTAACATGGGCAAACAAGGTGGCTCCGAATATAATGAAGGCTTGAAAGGTTTCCCTGCTCTGCTTGCACAACTGGCCTTCATGGATTCCAAAATAATTTCATGGAATAGGAAATCGGCCCAGTTGAACTGGCTAAAATCAGATGGCACTTTTAGAGCTGGGACGAAGTTTAGTGTCTCGCAATCTGATGAGTCTGCATGCCCTACTAAAACTGATAGGGTATAGACAGCGAATGCTATGATGAAAGTGTTGCGAGCTTCGTCGGCGGCGGGGTCTATGGTGGTAGTAGCTACAACTCGCGCAGCTAGATGATCCCAACGCTCATCCACTTGTTTTGCAGCCAATCTATTTCTTATAAGTTGTTTCGTGCTATATAATTTGTCTGTAACGCTATTTATTACGGACTTGCCTTGGTTaggcaagccaaagattttggagacatcatctggcCCTATTATATATGCTGACTTGCTATCTACTAGAAATTGGTTCCTATGGTCTATTCTAGATAGTAGCCAGACAGTAAATCCATAGTCAAACCTATAGGATCGAAGAGATGATACGTACGTCCAGAGACCCATTTGTTTTACTAAGGCTATCTGGACATCAGTTAGTTTGCTTACAGCGACCTTGAAATCATCAGCTATTTCGTTTGTGCCGTGGGAGTTGTTTCGCTTCTGGGCTGGGGGATTTGGCACGTCAATTCCTTCCATGTTTGACCTGTGACAACGAGCAGACCAAGAAGCCACGAACCGGTCCACGATACGATCACTGCCAAACCAGAAGAAATTGGACTAGGGGTAGGTTTGATGCTATGAAAAATAACAGGAAAAGACTGGCCACGTGAATATATTTATGTTGAATTTAGGAAAATGGAAAAAATAGATGTGAGGCGGATACATACCTTGACCTCTGTACTTGTGTCATGATCCGATGGGTGTGGGTTCTCGGAAACTCAGGTTCACGCATTCAAAGAGCATGTACGCACGAAGTAAaatctgaaaaaaaaagaagggagTAGCAGATGTATTTGTGGGGTGAGAGTAGAGTAAGGTTTGTGCTTTATAAAGAAATCAAGATCGGGTTTCAAAAAAGGGGTCGTCGCGTGCGCGGGATAGGAAGACTACCCAAAAATTCAAAAATCTGACACATGCTGGGCATGTGCAGATGTGTAGTAGCTCTGGATGACAAACTCACAGGTGCACCAATGAACTGCTACTGCATCTCGTTTGCCCTAATGGACCGTTTATGTTACCGTTCCACCTAGAATATTAATGTGCATGTGTGCGTTCTTTCCATGAGTTGCAAACTATAAATTGGCATCACAGAATGCTCAGAATTGTTCAGAGCGAGTGGCCTGCTacacaaacaaaaaaaaaataccaGAAATACATCAAAAGATCAACCGCCCCTAAAAAAAGGCCAGGGGGTCCGCGGAGGGCACTGGTGTGAGCTTGGAGCATAACTAGTTGGTAATGGCTAACCCGTTAGTGAAGTCTGTGCAAAGCGATGCAACTGTTGTAGATGCTAGCCGTGACTGGTCAGAGCTTCCTCCCAAGATGGTTAGAGCATTTGTCAGCCTTCTTGACTGCAACTTAGACCGCATGAATGTGGCCGCACAGTGCACCTCCTGGCGAGATGCGCTTGGCCACGACATGCGCGCCCGCCAGCTGCCATGGATGCTTGTCTTGTACTGCCGCACCTGCTTGCTGCATCCAGATGTGATGCGGTGAGCGCACTTCTTTTGCTTCCTTAGTCGCAGCCCACACAAGGTGACCATGCCAAACAATGCTTATGGGGCTCGATTCATTGGTGCCTATGACGGCTGCTGGATGTTCTTTGCTTTTGGTCATAGGTGCGGGTATGTTATTGTCAACCTAAAGTCTCGTGTGCAAGTTCAGATACCTGACACTATGTTGTGCCCGACATTTCCGATAGGAGAGCCCATAGTGCTTAGAGCTGCTACCTTATCATGCGCACCTACACAAACCTCTACCTGCGTAGTTGGGGCTATAGCTACTACTCTGGAACCACCATTCCTATGCCGAACCTTCATAACATTTTGTAGGATTGGAGCTTCTAGCTTTTCATGTGTGAGTGAGATAGAAGCCGAGGATGTAACTTACTTTAGAGGTTTCTTCTATGTGCTTTCCAAGATAGAAGACTTAATTGTTTGTAAAGCTGAGTACCAGCCAGGGTCAGGACCAGATATATTGAGCATAAAGAAGCAGTACTTGCATTTCTTGCCCCTAGAGCATGAAAACGGTCTGTATATCAAGGCTTGGTATATAGTTGAATCCAGAGGAGAGATTCTGATGGTtgtgaggtacattaccatcctcaGTGAACAGACAACAAGTTTTGCGTTGTTCCGTAGGATTCCCGACATTGAAACCGGGCCATACTTTGCATGGGAGAAGATCCATAATTTGGATGGGGGCATGATTTTTGTTGGTAGGGGGTCTCCAGGTGCTTTGAAACAAATGAGTTTCTGGAGAGCCACCAAGGAAACACTTCCATGATGATGACGCGTTCAACATGCCAACTATGGTGGCCTACGGCTACAACGGCAGGAAGTACCCTTGCCATGACAATGGTTGTTGGCCGGGGCATGGGAAGCAGATGAAGAGGTGGTACGAATGGAAGCTGCCTTCAAGCTACACTTGGCCCGTGTGGTTACTGCACTAGGTCGCCTTCTGCAATGTTTCCTGAAGTACTAAGCAGTGAAATCTGGTCCGTGGAGTTGTGTCGTAGACATAGCTTGGGTCTGATCCCTTGCATGTGGGTCTGAGCCCGTGCATGTTGAAAGAATAAAATGTATGCTTATTGTATGTCGCATTTTGAGTAATAGTGTCATTATGTAACGAAGTTAGTAGGTTGGTTGATGTAACAATGTTAGTACGTGTAACCTTACCTTTATTATAATCAAGCTGGTTTGAAGAATACATTGTCTTTCAGAATATTATTTTCAAGAAAATATGACGCCACGTAGTCGCAGCGTTTACGCTCAAGGAAAGCATGGGGAGTGGGGGGGCATTTAAAAAAAGAGTTTAGTTGTCTAAAGCATACCGCATGATAAGCTGGGGGTGCATGCAGGAATATTGGGTGCACCGAATGAAAGAGCTTTGGTCCacataaaatgcattgttgcaCCTGTACATTCCGAGAATGGGGGAAAGCGTGCTCGGAAAATTACGATGCAAAAGGAAGTGAAAAAATGCGGGGAAGCAATAGGGGGTACAATTTTGGGCACGGAAAAAATTCCATTGATTACGAACAGATGTGGCACTGATCGGAAATTAACATGGGAACACATAGCTTGAACATACATTAGTAGCTGTCTAAATATTATCATATAGTTGAATATGAAAAATAGATGGCTACACCGTCTTAACAAATCCAACTTCGACGACGTCTGGGTGGTTGAACGATTTAGTTTGAAATGCATCCTCGGATCACATTAGGGGGGATCATGCCGGTGGGCTCTTTCTAGGAAAGCATCGAAATGACCCTTGACATGCTTGAATAGTTCCACCGTGCTTGAGCTGcgaaaagaaaaaaattaatTCAGTACAATTTCGCGATGTCCAGTAGGGGAAAATATGGCCAGTGCGCAGGTGGAAGAATTTAATATTTGGGATGTGAAAATAGGTAAACCTTGCAGGCAATGGAGCAGAACCTAGCAGCTCCTATTAAAGCCCGTTGACATGAATAACAAGAGAAGGGCGAGCTTATGCCGCAACGCTGCTTTCCATCTTTTGTTAGCTTTCCTGGGAACGGCCTAGGTTTTAAATAAAGCACATAGCCATTGTTGATGGTGTACTTCTGGATTCCAGAAACATCAAGCAGACCGTCCAGGTCGTGACACCGTACCGAACCGCTTCGTGGAGTGAACATTTACGAATCTGCGCACAAAAGAAGAAAACAATGGGTGAGAGGAGTGCAAAATGTTTAAAAGCAGTGGGGAGCTTCGAAAAAAAGGAGAGTGAAAAAAGGGAACCTGAAGCATGTGGTGATGGCTACCGCCAGCATGGTTAAACACACACCATCTGCACAAAGCGTGCTGACTGCCACCGTAGCAGTCTAGGTAGAAAAGGTTGCAACAGTTACCTCTCATCCCTGGATGGGTTTTGCATGGTTTGCAGAACTTTGTGGCAAGTAGCTTCTGAATTCTCTCTAAAGAAATCGAGGTGCCGGCCATGATAATTCATGACTGAAAAAAGGCTTTGTGGCACATTTGTGTCCTACCCATGACCACCCCCAATCGCCTGGCCTGCTATATAGCACAAACATTCCAGACGGCATGCAGCATTACACGTAAAATTATAAGCTGCAATGCATATTTATAGGTGAACATGCATGACTAAGGTCCACCGATAAAACAACTATCCACCTAGTGCATGTGTATGCACTGTCTAACAAGTAGATCATCAGTGGTTTGGTTTTTGGCCATGCTCTCCGATGAACAGAGCAGCTATGGGCCCCCCTGTATCCATGCACCAGTAATCAAGTGGTCCACTCCCCTCAAGAATGTGGAATGGATGCAAGTTGGTTAACTTGCACGTATGAGGTGGAGACATGCTTCCACATTCACTGCCTGCCACGCTATAAATTGGGTCGGGATGCAAGGGAAGGCACTGCGGAAAAAGTCAGCAGTGCTCACCGCTAGCTGGGGGAAGGTATAAAAAAGGGAAACCAAAAATAGAGGGGAGATCAGTGAGAATGAGTGGTGCCGCCATCGCGTCCGCCATCGCTCAGGGGGACGGTGATGAGGAGGAAGTGGAGAGCGTCCGCGATTGGTCACGGATGCCTGCGGACATGGTCCGGTTCTGTGCGAGCCTCCTTGACTGCAACGTTGATCGTATGAACATGTCCGCCCAGTGCACCGCGTGGCGCTCTGCGTTGGAAGAACTTTGAGGGGCATCCAGCTCCCGTGGATGCTAATCCCTTACAGTCGCACGTGCCTCCTGGAATCACATATCCTTCCCCATGCTCACTTCTTTTGCTTCTTAAGCAACCGCAGGCACAAACTCCCTATGCCTCCATATGCTTTTACTGCTCGCTTCATTGGTTCCTATCCTGATGGATGGCTATTCGTTGCTTTTGGTCATGCTGTTAGCTACGCAGTTCTAAACCTGAGCACCCGAGTCAAGGTAAAGGTTGCCAATAGTTTAGTTTGGTCTGCTTTTCCTTTAGGGAAGCCAATGGTGCTTAGAGCTGCTACGCTGTCGGGATCACCCGCTAACAAAGCTGCCTGCGTAGTTGGAGCTATATGCACAACCGTTCACCCGACTTATCTTTGTCACACCTTCTTGGCATTTTCCAGGCTCGGTGCATCTTTTTTCTCAGATGTAACCGACGTTGATGTTGAGGACGTCATCTATGCTGGACAACCATTCTTTTGTTTGGCGAGGTCGGGGGACGTGATTGTCTGTACTCCGGAGTTCAATGAAGCCAGCCACCCTAATTATTCTCTGCAAGTGCACAAGCAATTCTCGTTTTTCCTGCCACAACGGCACGACGAGGATGTTCGTGTGAAGGGTGGGGAGATTATGATGGTGGCGAGATACGCCTCCATTCTTAGTGGCCTGACAAGCTCATTTGCAATGTTTTGTATGTCTCCGTACGACTGCTCATCAATACACTATTCGTGAGAGAGGGTGGACGGCTTGGGTGATGAGCACATGGTTTTTGTGGGTAAGGGCTGCTCATGGTCCTTTCAGCCAGCGCAATTCAGGGGGTGCACCCCCGGATTCTACTTCCACGATGATGACAGCTTTAACATGCCGGAGATGATAGCTTACGGCAACAACGCCTGGATGCATGTACCCGTGCAATGACAACGGGTGTTGGCGGGGTGCTGGTGAGCCAATCAGAAGATTGTCAGAGTGGAGTCCGCCGTCGTGCTACACTTCGCCAGTCTGGTACTTTCGCTAGCCTGGATTGCTGTACTGGGATGTTGTGGGTTGAGATAAGATGTGTTAGAACCTGCTAATGCTGCTCGGGAGATTGTAAAACGATGCAGGACCCGCCCCTTCATGATTCTGTGATCATGTATAGAAGCACGAATAGAACCCCACACAATTTCTAGACGATCATGCAGGTGACTATGCACCAGGTGTCAAAAAGTGATCCGCTTGTACATGCTACTTCTTGTGCTTCCCGAGGTGTATGTTGTTTTAGCttttttaaatacacaatattTGATATACATCTCGATATACATTATATCTTGACGCACGCCTTCTGGATTTCAATTAAGGATTGACTAATGATATTAAGTCAGGTCTTAGGAGATGCGGAATTTAATCGGCGCATGTGACTTTGCCACGGTTTATAGCTATCGAGAAATGAGAGATCTCGCCGCTGTCGGACGTAGTGAGACGCGTACACGCACCATGTACTGCATCTATCATCCATGCTTCTGCGTCGGGGCATAAGATCTCCGTCGTCTGCACTCGCTCTGAGGTCCGCAGCAACATTCACTCTGCTCTACCACTTCATAACCCAGGGCATGTTTAGATGCACCccaaatgttataatttttacactctctctacatcacatcaattttaggatacatgcatggagcagtaaatgtatgtaaaaaaaataactaattgcacagtttaattgtacatcacgagacgaatcttttgagcctaattagtccatgattagataaaatttgtcaaatacaaacgaaagtgctACAGTGTCACTATTGCAAAttttttgcaatctaaataagACCCCATTTCGCAAACATGCGTCGTCCGAGGATTTTTCTTGAAACACTACCCGATTTCTAATTTATTTTAGTACGAGTTTGCGATTTCTAGTTTATTTTAGCAAGAGTTTGAGTTTACAAAACAGCTTAACGCTACGATATCTTAATCTTTTGTGCATATCATGCGAAACTGAAGTCGGAATAATCCCTCCTAAATAGACCTTACATCATGTCTTCGTTACGTGAACTGCAGAGTAAACAAGAAGCAATTGTAACAAAAACAACGATCAGGACATCTACCAAATCAAACTTATTGTAATCCCCATCTGATCCGTTCCGTTCCGATCCGATTATAGCAAAACAGAATATTCGCGGGAGGCAATGTACATGACCCGACAGCACGGACACGAAAGAGAGGCAGCGCGCGGGCGCTCTGCTCTCGGGAGGCTCGCTTCCGGCGACCTCTCAAAGGCTAGCTTTTTTTTTTATCACGGACGCGACAGGACGACGGAGAAGCGGCAGCAGGTAGGTGCGGTGCGCGCCCTTCCGCCTCACCGGCGCTTGTGGTCCCTGGACCGCCGCGAGTGCCGCGGCTGCTCCTCCTGCGCCTCCTGCTCGCGCCGGGAGGACGAGGACGGGCGCCGCTTGAAgtgctgctcctcttcctcgctctcctcctcgtcctcgccgccggcgtagtactcggtcgcggcggcggctggcCTCCGCTTCTCCTCCGCAGCCGCGGCGGGCTCGCGGTGGTTCTGGTGGTGCCGGTGGCCGCCGCGGTGGTGGCGGCCGTCGCCGtcctcggccgccgcggcgcccttcctggaggaggaagaggagtgcGCGGGGGGCTTGTCGGAGGACGCCCTGCGGCTGCGTTTGGCGTCGGAGGGGttcgcgccgtcgccgccgccgccggggaagCTGATGCGGGAAAAGACGCTGGCCTTGGActtggacgccgccgccgccgcctgcgccttgGCGGGCTCCGGCTCGTGCCGCGACgtgggcggcggagggggaggcGGCAGCGGGAGGTCGTCGTAGCGGTCGGACGAGGAGCGCTTCTTGCCCGAGCTGGAGGAGCGGTGCGGGGAGCGCCGCGAGTGCCGGTGGTCGGGgctggacgacggcggcggcggcggcggcgcgcgctcCGACCTGTCGGGCTGGGAGTGGGACCTCGACCTCTGCAAGGGGAGAAAAATCAAAAGAAAAGAAGACACGGGGCCACGAGTCAGTCTGTGAGCTCTTCCGGCTTTCCCAACAGAGTCAATCTTAAACCAACCAATCATAATTGGACGGCCCAAAAACTTGCGCGCCCAAGCCTTGTCACGGCAGCAAGCGGCCCACCACCCAAGAAACGACAGCAGCCAAGCACGCAGACGCTACGTGGCAGTAATTCGATGGCATTTTCCCCACATTTTCCTTGCGAAAAAGGACCCAAGAACATGGAGAAACCTTTTTTTCCAACGTTGCCGTATTGCTGCGGGGCTAAAAGCATAGGGTATTTACCTTTTTGCATTCTAATTCTATCTACTCCACTCGTTCAAAAAAAATTCTATCTATATGAAATGGAAAAGTAAATAAAGCTACCAACAAAAGAATAAGAAATCCTCCTCTTTCAGAAAGCaaaaaatgaaagaaaaaaAGACAAAAGGAAAAAAGCGAAAAGTCAACCCAGTCCCAAAGGTAAAAAATGTAAACATATAGAATATATAAATATAACTAGAAATCTTTCTGCCGTGCCGATGGCATCTGCATCTCCAATGGGCAGCGAACCCAGGAAAGCAATCACAACGGCAAAGTGCTCCAGTGGTCGAACTGCTGCTGCCTGTGACCCGAGCAACCCAGCAGACCTGCCTTGGCACTGGCAGGAAGCATCGACCAACAAGAAGGCAAGGGCGCTGCCTGATCGTAAGCAGAATTCAACAGTGTCCTTTCTTGTTCTGCAACACCAGAATCAGGCAGGACTCCGTGCCCTTCTCCTCCATCCATGTCTACGGCCGTGGCGAGGATCCATATGTCTACTACCATGGAACTGACGACAGTACAAAACTTTGCAAGATAAGCGATTGACAGGAAAAGACATACATCCTTCCGCCTCATCGAGGTACTATCGTTAATGGCCCCTGAGGATTCTCTGGCTTCCCTTCGAGGTTCCCTGTCCCTCGCTCGTTCCCGCTCCAGCTCGCGGTCGCGCTCCCTCTCCCGGGAACGTTCCCACTCCCTTTCCCTGTGCTCGCGCTCCcgttccctctccctctccatGGAACGGCCACGCGGCTCCCGAGAACGGCCACGCTCCCTCTCCCTGAAAGAACACAACTCAACAGATTagaaatcagaaaaaaaaaagagagatcaATGAGTTAGACAAATTTATTACGAGACAGTAACATTCTACCCGCAACATATTCACCATCCAAGGGTTTATGTAAATACACAAAGCAACAGAGTACCGGATTGGCGGAT from Panicum hallii strain FIL2 chromosome 9, PHallii_v3.1, whole genome shotgun sequence includes:
- the LOC112872869 gene encoding uncharacterized protein LOC112872869; translated protein: MPNNAYGARFIGAYDGCWMFFAFGHRCGYVIVNLKSRVQVQIPDTMKHFHDDDAFNMPTMVAYGYNGRKYPCHDNGCWPGHGKQMKRWYEWKLPSSYTWPVWLLH